GTCGTCGGTAGCGGCCACGCCTTGGGGAAAGGATTCATCCGCTATTCTTGTTAACCTTTTTTAATTGAGTCTTCGAATTGTGAACAAAAGCCTTTTGTGTTGTACTTGGTTCGAATTGTGAACAAAACTCAATGGTTCAATCTTTATAAGGAATccttatcatttttaataaatgttttttgataattatgaagtttagagtttttgtagagtctctatattttttattatctaaTAGTGGAGTCTTTaagtaagtttttaaaaacaaaagtattttttaaataatttatttgataaaacttaaaacttattagaaatattaaaattgtaaatatatatcataacttaaaagcacaaaaaaaactaaaaaaaaacaaaataaaaggcttacaagaagaaactaaaatccaAGATTCCCTATCTCGGTGAAGACTTTCGTTGAACATGTTGTGTGTACTAAATAAACGAGTGGAGAATGCAGCGACAAAACAATAGATTCGAAAATTGGGTTTGAACTTTTCCAGAGATGGAGGTCTCCTTGTTATCATTGTGAATCACATTTGATTTTCACGATTTGATGATCAAGAGATTGTTCAATCGCCATCGGAGTtaacaagagaaaagagaaagaaacgacatagaaaaatgaaaataatacgttggcaaaggaaaacaaatgtttCGTCCAAAAACGTTACCAATTGAGAAGTTGACACGTATGCGCACCTtaacattattaaaaatccAAGCTTAGGAATGCACCTAAgtttatataacattttttatttaatttttgccCATTTTACCGAAGGATTCATACATTAGAAACTCTTAAGGATCACTAATGAAGGTGGTCTTAGATCGGTTCACCAGTGGGCAAATATAAAACATCTATCGTATATTTTCTTCTAGTTACCAAATTTAGGAttgcatttttgtttaattattttgttattctaTGACTCCAAATGGATATGTCCGGTTTAACGGCTGATCAAATGCGGTTCGGTTCTAATAAtgactaatatatatatatatatatatatgaagaaaattttgttactacagtagaaactctataaattaataatattgggaccatgaaattttattaatttatagtgatattaatttataaaataataaatattaatttatagaaatatttacgTGAAATACAATACTAAATTCttcttaaaatgttttttaatttagtttttcttatgttttgttgtttgtatattcagttatgttaaaaaaaagttatttttctcTTGACTTTTATAAAACATGAGGCTTAATCCAATTTATCTTTGTACAAATCTTAgcaatgattaaaaaatgttacaaaaccaaatatgacGGATAAATACGCAAAGAGTTATGTGAGTATAAAAGAGATAATACCAACTGTACTCTAAAAAGAGTTATAATTATGGTTTGaataaaagtttcatataaaattagtGTTAGAATATATGCTTaagatttatgattattaatttatgatattattgagaccatatttttacatagggatttcaaaaaaattattatcttattatcttatcgattttggttaatttttacattggtCCGACTTGGAACCGGtaaagtttattaatttatcgtgtttattaatttatcgaatattaatttatagagtttctactgtaTATGACTTATCACCATGAGATTGTAATAACTCTTATCTAATAATACTCACTCAAGTAAAAGATCCAATAATCTTCAAACGAAAGTAGTACCAGGTATGAAACTCCAGCGTTGATGATGTGAGCTTCTCAATATCTACTAGTCAAAGACGCATCGGATCGATCATCGGAGTTGCATCGGAATTTATCGGGAAAGAATGGATTGGGCCCAATGTGGAAATGATAAGTCGTATGGGCCTAAATCATTTAGTCGTAGGCCCAATATGAGTTTAAGCTCTTTGATATTTCAGAGAATGTTATTCAATTTATTAGTAATTTTCAAATGAtataaattcaatttattaatCACTTGGTTAAAACTTATACACGtgaaaaaatgagaaatcatTTTAGTACATTGTTGACCATCTTTTTCGTATAGACTACTATCTCTGATCTCTTGCGAGTTAAGTCAGTAACTAGGAAAATTCAGAAGCGCTCTCAATCTCAAAAATATCCATGGCGGCGATTACAGAATTTCTACCAAAAGAGTACGGATATGTCGTTCTCGTCCTCGTCTTCTACTGTTTCCTCAACCTCTGGATGGGTGCTCAAGTCGGCAGAGCTCGCAAAAGGTTTCCACGAAACTCCTAGATCGTTAACGCTTGAATTGCCGTGATTTCGCCACTAAAATCGAATCGAGGACGATGCTAGATCGTTCcctttgttcttgattggaATCGAATTTTAACTGAAATCTGTAGATTGATGTGACCTAAAACTAGAATTTTGCAATTTTCGTCCTAAGTTTTTGGATTCTGTAGTCTGATTCATTGTTTTGATGTTATCATCAGTTCGATTTCAAGTTTATTGAACTTACGATTTCAAtctgttgtttgtttgttcatcTTCTACTAATTGATTAGTATGAGCGAGATTGTCTTATCGGTTAGATCTGTTGTTTGTTCATCTTCAATTTTGAATGATCTCACATGAGTCTATGATCTTGATGCAGGTACAACGTCCCGTATCCAACTCTATATGCAAtagaatcagaaaacaaagatgCTAAGCTCTTCAACTGTGTTCAGGTTTGAAATATAGTTAAAACAATACTTGTGtgattctgttttcttgtactACTTGTTATTGAGATGTGATAAAATTTGTGGTTGTAGAGAGGACATCAAAACTCTTTAGAGATGATGCCAATGTATTTCATACTGATGATCCTCGGTGGGATGAAGCACCCTTGTATCTGTACTGGCCTTGGTTTGCTTTACAACGTTAGCCGATTCTTCTACTTTAAAGGTTATGCTACTGGAGATCCCATGAAGCGTCTTACGATCGGGTTTGTTCTTTTATCCTCTTATCAGTGTTCATTATCtttattgattgatttagTTATGTTAGTCAATAGGATATAGAGTTTAGACTTGTATATAAGGTTGTAACTTGCAAGTATAGTTTCATTAACTGATTTCTTCGGTTATTGTATCAAAGCATTGATCTAAGGCTCTAAGCTCAACCATTTTCCGTTTTGCGTATCAAATGTTTCTCgctttctttgtctttgattcttgggaaatttctttgtttctgcATACAGCTTTTCCCATTCTTCGTTTCTTTACTCGGTTCTGTATTTACTACGACTTTGTTCCACGTCTTCGTCTCTAAATCGAGTTTACGTAGATAATCGTTGTAATCTACAATGTTGCAGTTAAGTTAGTCAGAGTAATAGTTAAGAGTTAAGACTTGTACATACGGTTGTAAGTGAACATTTTCCTAAACTGACTTCTTCTGTTATGGTGTCAGAGCGTGAAGCTAAGCTCAACGATTTCTTCGTGTTTCTGATAAGTAACAAGCCACCAAAGTCTGATTACTTATCTTTCTAATCTATAATGTTGCAGGAAATACGGTTTCTTGGGGTTGCTAGGTCTGATGATATGTACCATCTCGTTTGGTGTCACTCTGATCCTTGCTTGAGCTACTCGTTTCTGGGGTTAATGATTCTCTGGTTTGCTCGAAGAATATAGAACCAATGCTTGTAAGCTGTCCACAAAACTTGTGTAATACTTTAGAGTTTGTcacttttaaaagtttgtaatAAATCATGGCTTCATAGAACAGTTGAAATTTCACATCCGTAGACGTTAATAAAGATTTGAATTATGAAGACACTTTCTGGTTATTTTATAATTCCATCTATCTATATCTCTGTACTGAAGTGATCAAAACACTTACGACACGTTATCTTGGCTTGTTactcaaaaaatgaaaaaaataaactaaaaacgTGAACGGCAGGATTCGAACCTGCGCGGGCAAAGCCCACATGATTTCTAGTCATGCCCGATAACCACTCCGGCACGTCCACTGTTTGAGATGTAACTTAAAtattaagataatataattataaataaagacAACACGTTACGATACTACGTGGATAGTAACTAACTATTTGCTGAATTATGATAAAGTCGTTTCATTGTTTGTAGAGTTCCGTTGACGCAAAACGTGACGAGAAACCGACAAAATGAGACACCTACATAACCACGTGGAATGATATATGCCGGAACTATAATGTAAAGTTCGAAATGGAGAACactaaaaagacaaaagataaGCTATAAACCTCTAATTAGGTATAAGTTAACACAGTGCAACAACGTGAACATCCATTTGGCCAATCGACATATTATGCTCTAAATTTACTAAAAGAGTGAATTACTCGGTAACTATACTTATTATGAGAAATTGATTAGTTGGTtagtaaaaattaatatgaacATTTACATTACATAACTTTTATATAGattgagtgttttttttatcattatataatattttttatgtgaacatttcatttatcaaataaatgtgtataaaaccataaatctgatattctaaaaaaaaattttctTAGTAAATTAGATATCaacataaaatataacatgttacagtaaaaaaaaaaaaagctatttTGTGAAccctacaaaatcaaatatcacTATCCATAGATTTTCATTGCCTTTGGGTCATTTCCCTATCTGTTGTTTACCTTTTTGACGGGTTTCTTTTTGCGGAGAAGCATAAAAGGATTTGATCGCATATTCGCATTAAAGGCTCAATTGGTAGAAATTGAAGACTAATTTTAAATTGCAAACAAAGAGACCCATGCCACTTGTGACTTGCCCCACGTAGGTCCACTATGTTGTCTCTTTTCATCACACAACACTATAAGACAAATTCTCTTATAAGACAACTTGATCCCTACCATCACCTAAtgaatgatatatttttcaatattatgaagaaaaagaattatagAGTATTCATAATCAATTGGGAATGATTGAAGTAGATTATGATTCTTATATATTTCGGGtgatttttcttacaaaaatacaattttcaACATGCCAtgcaaaacaattttttttttgctttttttttttttctcaaatcagattttattttataattgacATTGCAAAAAAGTCCGACCAATTTCTACCAAGAATTTAGTTCGAAATTGGTTAGACCATTTTTGATCGAATCATGAATTGCTATGTTTAATAAATTAACTACCCAAGAAATGATATCTAAATGACTGATTGATCGATAATGGGTAGTAATTTCATCTTAGACAAAATAAGCATAGTATACTATTTCCCCCAATATTATAGTTACCTAATTAATCTCTTAAACAACTGATTAATCGATTTAAGCGATCGacaaaatataacataaaattatgtttaatagATTACAAATCCTATATATACATCAAGTTAACGCCTAATGGTTGTTGTAAAACCTTtaactgtgttttttttttaattggtcaGATTTGTTTTAGCATATTTCTTTAAATCGCATTTGAGTGGCGGCCAAAGTTTAACAGATTAAGGACCCTAATTAAGACCTGACAACTTCATtctttgaaaacaacaaaccCGTGGTATTACTTAATCGCTGTCACCGAGTGCATTACGAACCCCATATGTCCACATGCTTCTTTCAAACTAATACAAAACTGAATACGATTTCCTTCATCAATAATTGAGTATAATAAGATCTTAAATACTCTAACTacaattattaaaagaaaaggttaAGTTTTTGCCAATAGCTTCCACGCAAGTGGTTGACCAATTCAACTTAACTTTCTCAAAACAATGAGATTCCACCTAAACTATATAAATGACGTAGGAATTATATGTATTACACTAATATAACAACTCTTATATATTAGTTCATCTCTCTTATTCTCgcaaagttttatttatttatatttaatatttaataataaattaagttttgaatgctatttgtgaatttttttaaatgaggAGCTATTTttggaagatttttttttttggagctATTTATGTCAATCtcccaaaattaaaatttacagattttatgcttattgtttttgatgttaatttggtataatatattttccttAAAATAGACCATTACctcaacaaatatttattgtaactaatcctatatatatatatgcaatataatataatatcatattatttaatgtttatatataataaattaaaattccattgattttatgtttacatatttttataaaatttaatatagttAAACTTAAATTAGTTTATCTATATTCGTAACTAATAAACCAATGTCAATTTTTATATCAGCAATGAAgaattaatttatgatttatttttttaaccaaaaaaaaaaaacaataaataaggATCATGACCTATCAAGATCTGGAAAATCTTTCAACTGttacatatatgaatatatgatagACAAACCATAAACATATCAACATCAAATAATTAACGTCATTAGCTGTTTACTATATTAATCACACAATTATAAATAAAGGTAACTAACTAAAGTATCTAAAATGGAAAGAACATTTTGTTGACcacataataaaaacaaaacaaaaaaatagagacaAAGGGGTTTTACGTCATTTCAATTCCTGAcgaaaaaaatctttaacaCAGAGGGGTAAAACTGTCATTTGGATATCGGCTCCCACTATAAAAAGCCTATTTGCTTCGTGTTTTTTGGTCACCAAacccttcatcttcttcgtttcagcttttttttctctcatgtttctcgtcttcttctaaACTTTTGTGaccacccaaaaaaaaaaacgtaacggaacaaaaaaaaaaatgctccGATCACGGAATTGTAAGATCTCCGCCGCGAACGAAGCCGTTATTTCTAATCGTCTTTCAATTTCTAATCTCAAAGTTTTATTCGTTTTTGAATCCTCGCCATTGAATAATTTGATTAATCGTTTTTCCGATAAGCTTCGTCGTTGAACTTATCTCCGATCTCTGCAAattttctctcaaatctctcCGATCTTCCTAATTGATTAGAAACTTCTCCATCGTTTGCTCAATTATTTCGgatttttctctgtttctttccaacaaaatcttcaatggataagaagaagaattcgTTTCCAGATAATCTTCCTGAAggtattgttgttttcttcctgAATTTTGTAAGATTATGCATTCCTATTTCAAAATCGTGTGATAGATTTAAGAATTACTTATCGTTTGAAATCAGATCTTGGTGAATTGAACAATGTTGCATGGTAGAGGAATCtgattctaattttttatgaGATCTTGATATTTGTATAGCGGAAGAATTATGGATTCCAATatgttttgaatctttgaatCAGGCACAATCTCTGAGCTTATGCAGAAGCAGAACAATGTGCAGCCTTCTGTTATTGTGATTGGTAGTGGTATATCAGGTCTTGCTGCTGCTAGGAATCTCTCTGAAGCATCTTTCAAGGTAATGATACgtttaacttatttttgtgACATATAACTTTGAGGTGTGTTTCTCTATATGATCATGATTTATATTGTTGGATGCTGTTTGTTTGTGTAGGTGACTGTTCTTGAATCACGCGATAGGATTGGTGGTCGTATCCATACGGATTATTCCTTTGGTTGTCCTGTTGATATGGGAGCTTCATGGTGAGTTTTATCAcctttgtttgttggtttcgTTTATACTTCtttcaaatgttattataGTTTGGATGATTAGAGAAGTAGGCAACAGCGGTAGTCTTTGTTTATTGGAGATTCCtaagaagaatgaagatgaGATGCAAATTTCTTAACTTATTGAAATGTGGTGTAGGTTACATGGAGTCTCTGATGAGAATCCCTTAGCTCCCATTATACGCCGTTTAGGACTGACTTTATACCGAACTAGCGGGGATGACTCCATCTTGTATGATCATGATCTGGAGAGGTAACCCTCTCTTGCCTTTACTGTTCTATAATTTTGATCAGTTTGTTATGGTTCTCTGTGCTATAAGATTGACTGCAATAGTGTGGAAGAAGTAAGTAGAAGATAAGTTAGATAATTGTGTCAATACCGAAGGTTATTTGATTAAGCAGGGAAGAGTCGTAGACTGATTGATTTTAAAGCCTGTCAACATTAATTTGATATACTTATAAAGAGAATTTGGCTCTGTTTTTTCAGTTATGGACTTTTTGACATGCATGGGAATAAAATTCCGCCGCAGTTGGTTACTAAAGTTGGAGATGCATTCAAGAGAATTCTCGAAGAGGTA
This sequence is a window from Arabidopsis thaliana chromosome 1 sequence. Protein-coding genes within it:
- a CDS encoding microsomal glutathione s-transferase (microsomal glutathione s-transferase, putative; CONTAINS InterPro DOMAIN/s: Membrane-associated, eicosanoid/glutathione metabolism (MAPEG) protein (InterPro:IPR001129); Has 388 Blast hits to 388 proteins in 129 species: Archae - 0; Bacteria - 4; Metazoa - 195; Fungi - 88; Plants - 65; Viruses - 0; Other Eukaryotes - 36 (source: NCBI BLink).); the protein is MAAITEFLPKEYGYVVLVLVFYCFLNLWMGAQVGRARKRYNVPYPTLYAIESENKDAKLFNCVQRGHQNSLEMMPMYFILMILGGMKHPCICTGLGLLYNVSRFFYFKGYATGDPMKRLTIGFSHSSFLYSVLYLLRLCSTSSSLNRVYVDNRCNLQCCKREAKLNDFFVKYGFLGLLGLMICTISFGVTLILA
- a CDS encoding microsomal glutathione s-transferase (microsomal glutathione s-transferase, putative; FUNCTIONS IN: glutathione transferase activity; INVOLVED IN: biological_process unknown; LOCATED IN: endoplasmic reticulum, vacuole, membrane; EXPRESSED IN: 23 plant structures; EXPRESSED DURING: 14 growth stages; CONTAINS InterPro DOMAIN/s: Membrane-associated, eicosanoid/glutathione metabolism (MAPEG) protein (InterPro:IPR001129); Has 397 Blast hits to 397 proteins in 131 species: Archae - 0; Bacteria - 6; Metazoa - 200; Fungi - 90; Plants - 65; Viruses - 0; Other Eukaryotes - 36 (source: NCBI BLink).), translating into MAAITEFLPKEYGYVVLVLVFYCFLNLWMGAQVGRARKRYNVPYPTLYAIESENKDAKLFNCVQRGHQNSLEMMPMYFILMILGGMKHPCICTGLGLLYNVSRFFYFKGYATGDPMKRLTIGKYGFLGLLGLMICTISFGVTLILA
- a CDS encoding microsomal glutathione s-transferase (microsomal glutathione s-transferase, putative; CONTAINS InterPro DOMAIN/s: Membrane-associated, eicosanoid/glutathione metabolism (MAPEG) protein (InterPro:IPR001129); Has 348 Blast hits to 348 proteins in 125 species: Archae - 0; Bacteria - 0; Metazoa - 169; Fungi - 87; Plants - 65; Viruses - 0; Other Eukaryotes - 27 (source: NCBI BLink).); protein product: MAAITEFLPKEYGYVVLVLVFYCFLNLWMGAQVGRARKSSISSLLNLRFQSVVCLYNVPYPTLYAIESENKDAKLFNCVQRGHQNSLEMMPMYFILMILGGMKHPCICTGLGLLYNVSRFFYFKGYATGDPMKRLTIGKYGFLGLLGLMICTISFGVTLILA